A region from the Phycisphaerales bacterium genome encodes:
- a CDS encoding queuosine precursor transporter, with the protein MTTPAHHEPHELSTPQKVYLWLTCISVACLLVADITGCKLFTIPLGFSFSVPWSDQPIDAIQHTSGMLAFPITFLLTDLINEYYGKKAARRVVWISFAMGFLVFLFINAALNMEHLDAVYNVKKESFDNVLGNTRIMYVASICAFLVGSFSDIFLFSWIKKLTKGKQVWLRATGSTIISQFIDSLIVTYLAFNLGRRLFPAADSIPMPMPEVLKTALTGYMLKYVIAITLTPAIYLGRHILHTYFGLKALPPDQATT; encoded by the coding sequence ATGACCACCCCAGCCCACCACGAGCCCCACGAACTCTCAACCCCCCAGAAGGTCTATCTCTGGCTCACCTGCATCTCCGTCGCCTGCCTCCTCGTCGCCGACATCACCGGTTGCAAACTCTTCACCATCCCCCTCGGCTTCTCCTTCTCCGTCCCCTGGTCCGACCAGCCCATCGACGCGATCCAGCACACCAGTGGCATGCTCGCCTTCCCCATCACCTTCCTCCTCACCGACCTCATCAACGAGTACTACGGCAAAAAAGCCGCCCGCCGAGTCGTCTGGATCAGTTTCGCCATGGGCTTCCTCGTCTTCCTCTTCATCAACGCCGCACTCAACATGGAACACCTCGACGCCGTCTACAACGTCAAGAAAGAATCCTTCGACAACGTCCTCGGCAACACCCGAATCATGTACGTCGCCTCCATCTGCGCCTTCCTCGTCGGCAGTTTCAGCGACATCTTCCTCTTCTCCTGGATCAAGAAACTCACCAAAGGCAAGCAGGTCTGGCTCCGAGCCACCGGCTCCACCATCATCAGCCAGTTCATTGACAGCCTCATCGTCACCTACCTCGCCTTCAACCTCGGCCGCCGACTCTTCCCCGCCGCCGACTCCATCCCCATGCCCATGCCCGAAGTCTTGAAGACCGCCCTCACCGGCTACATGCTCAAGTACGTCATCGCCATCACCCTCACACCCGCCATCTACCTCGGCCGCCACATCCTCCACACCTACTTCGGCCTCAAGGCCCTCCCACCCGATCAAGCAACAACCTAA
- a CDS encoding cobalamin-dependent protein (Presence of a B(12) (cobalamin)-binding domain implies dependence on cobalamin itself, in one of its several forms, or in some unusual lineages, dependence on a cobalamin-like analog.) — MTVPNSSAAGHGTGHGVGHRAPLSHATTEFEKKDRCADLPHRPRVLLGKMGLDGHDRGVKVIARALRDSGIHVIYSGLWQTPRSLAISARDEDCDVICASMMSNSHLVLGPKLVGELKTMGRGDLPVYMGGILPQEDIPQLKEMGVARCFTTGVGLLDIVEAVRSAVRERSAMIDGGATAQLARDISQVHDGKALRKGAKKRRPARVVGITGSPGAGKSTLVAQMVSEYSRRSKGGEAGFTGRAAVVAFDPMSPITSGALLGDRLRVDFNTIGEGVYYRSLAISGEDYHALPEILELIGGAAEGEGGEDGAFDLVFVETVGAGQNETKIRQYVDMTAVVLTPGMGDAVQMDKAGILEIADVFVCNKADHPGEHELVRDLRDVAGRRAILETVATRGEGVSGVLERVMAWA; from the coding sequence ATGACTGTGCCGAACTCTTCAGCCGCGGGACATGGGACTGGACATGGTGTGGGACATCGGGCGCCGTTGTCGCACGCGACGACGGAGTTTGAGAAGAAGGACCGGTGCGCGGATCTGCCGCATCGGCCTCGGGTGCTGCTCGGGAAGATGGGATTGGATGGTCACGACCGGGGCGTGAAGGTGATCGCGCGGGCGCTGCGGGACAGCGGGATCCACGTGATCTATTCGGGGTTGTGGCAGACGCCTCGGTCGCTCGCGATCTCGGCGCGGGATGAGGATTGCGACGTGATCTGCGCGTCGATGATGAGCAACTCGCACCTGGTGCTTGGGCCGAAGTTGGTGGGTGAGTTGAAGACGATGGGGCGTGGGGACCTGCCGGTGTACATGGGTGGGATTCTGCCACAGGAGGACATCCCGCAACTCAAGGAGATGGGGGTCGCGAGGTGCTTCACGACGGGCGTGGGGCTGCTCGACATCGTGGAGGCGGTGCGGTCGGCGGTGCGGGAGAGGTCGGCGATGATCGATGGCGGGGCGACGGCGCAGTTAGCGCGGGACATCTCGCAGGTCCATGATGGGAAGGCGCTGCGGAAGGGGGCGAAGAAGCGTCGGCCTGCGCGTGTGGTGGGGATCACGGGGTCGCCTGGGGCGGGGAAGAGCACGCTGGTGGCGCAGATGGTGTCGGAGTATTCGCGGCGGTCGAAGGGCGGCGAGGCGGGATTCACGGGGCGTGCGGCGGTGGTCGCGTTTGATCCGATGAGCCCGATCACGAGCGGGGCGCTGCTTGGGGATCGGCTGCGTGTGGACTTCAACACGATCGGCGAGGGCGTGTACTACCGGTCGCTGGCGATCAGCGGCGAGGACTATCACGCGCTGCCGGAGATTCTGGAGTTGATCGGCGGGGCGGCGGAGGGCGAGGGCGGGGAGGACGGGGCGTTCGATCTGGTGTTTGTGGAGACGGTGGGCGCGGGGCAGAACGAGACGAAGATCCGGCAGTATGTGGACATGACGGCGGTGGTGCTGACGCCGGGGATGGGCGACGCGGTGCAGATGGACAAGGCGGGGATCCTGGAGATCGCGGACGTGTTTGTGTGCAACAAGGCGGACCATCCTGGGGAGCACGAGTTGGTGCGGGATCTGCGTGACGTGGCGGGGCGACGGGCGATTCTGGAGACGGTGGCAACGCGGGGTGAGGGGGTGAGCGGGGTGCTGGAGAGGGTGATGGCGTGGGCTTGA
- a CDS encoding serine/threonine-protein phosphatase, protein MAEGVFQCMEVWGGSEAADTGVEMPGVDVWVMSRPFQGDDAGGDVHYVSSCATGRVTRFLLADVSGHGEAVASVARDLRTLMRRFVNYIDQGRFVRELNREFNELAEAGCFATAIVATYFNPTGHLTLCNAGHPRPLVFSRETGRWNAIDIGKDSRVAGNLPLGIFSGVEYDEGSLVLAPGDCVLLYTDALVEAVEAGGVVAEKRGLAMVGERGLLEMLEGLDPKDLGGLVRGLQERLVARVGELKDDATILAIRVNTGKQRTSWGDRVIAAGRWVRLWARGEATNPAPWPEWSVVNIVGGVVGPVNRMFRPRAGKLPNEQMTKLPNEE, encoded by the coding sequence ATGGCTGAGGGGGTCTTCCAGTGCATGGAGGTTTGGGGCGGGAGCGAGGCCGCGGACACGGGCGTGGAGATGCCTGGTGTTGATGTGTGGGTGATGAGTCGTCCTTTTCAGGGGGACGACGCGGGCGGGGATGTTCACTATGTGTCGAGTTGCGCGACGGGGCGTGTGACTCGGTTCCTGCTGGCGGACGTGAGCGGTCATGGCGAGGCGGTCGCGTCGGTGGCGCGCGATCTTCGCACGCTGATGCGGCGATTTGTGAACTACATCGATCAGGGACGGTTCGTGCGCGAGCTGAACCGGGAGTTCAATGAACTCGCGGAGGCGGGGTGCTTTGCGACGGCGATCGTGGCGACGTATTTCAATCCGACGGGGCACCTGACGCTGTGCAACGCGGGTCATCCGCGTCCTTTGGTGTTTTCGAGGGAGACGGGGCGGTGGAACGCGATTGATATCGGGAAGGACTCGCGGGTGGCGGGGAACCTGCCTCTGGGGATCTTTTCGGGCGTGGAGTATGACGAGGGGTCGTTGGTGCTGGCGCCTGGGGATTGCGTGCTGTTGTATACGGATGCGTTGGTGGAGGCGGTGGAGGCGGGCGGAGTCGTGGCGGAGAAGCGTGGGCTGGCGATGGTGGGCGAGCGGGGGCTGCTGGAGATGTTGGAGGGTTTGGATCCAAAGGACCTTGGCGGGCTGGTGCGCGGGCTTCAGGAGCGGCTCGTCGCGCGAGTCGGGGAACTCAAGGACGACGCGACGATCCTGGCGATTCGGGTGAACACGGGGAAGCAGCGGACGTCGTGGGGTGATCGGGTGATCGCGGCGGGGCGGTGGGTTCGGTTGTGGGCGCGGGGTGAGGCGACGAATCCGGCGCCTTGGCCTGAGTGGAGCGTGGTGAACATTGTGGGCGGGGTGGTTGGGCCTGTGAATCGGATGTTCCGGCCGAGGGCTGGGAAATTGCCAAATGAACAAATGACCAAATTGCCAAATGAGGAGTGA
- the scpB gene encoding SMC-Scp complex subunit ScpB — MPEVEVRRGKGRGRAVATEHESNGAAAAIALAVEAILLSVDKAVAPGRIAEAVFRPEAAREVGRERKGEGDEERESLASKAEVAAVDEAIGILNAEYERSGRSFRIESVAGGYRLMTLAAHSAVIAAFKRARLSAKLSRAAVETLAIIAYRQPVTRAELEAIRGVACGEVLKSLMDRRLVTIKGRAEEIGRPILYGTTKQFLDHFGIASLKDLPAPAEVGGGRARDA; from the coding sequence ATGCCTGAGGTTGAGGTTCGTCGTGGGAAGGGGCGCGGGCGGGCGGTGGCGACTGAGCACGAGTCGAATGGTGCCGCGGCGGCGATCGCGTTGGCTGTTGAGGCGATTCTGCTGAGCGTGGACAAGGCGGTGGCGCCCGGGCGGATTGCGGAGGCGGTGTTTCGGCCTGAGGCGGCGCGTGAGGTCGGGCGGGAGCGGAAGGGCGAGGGGGATGAGGAGCGGGAGTCTCTGGCGTCGAAGGCCGAGGTCGCGGCGGTGGATGAGGCGATCGGGATTCTGAACGCGGAGTATGAGCGTTCGGGTCGGTCGTTCCGGATCGAGAGCGTGGCGGGCGGGTATCGGCTGATGACGCTGGCGGCGCACTCGGCGGTAATCGCGGCGTTCAAGCGAGCGCGGTTGAGCGCGAAGTTGTCGCGGGCGGCGGTGGAGACGCTGGCGATCATCGCGTATCGGCAGCCGGTGACGCGGGCGGAACTGGAGGCGATCCGCGGGGTGGCGTGCGGGGAGGTGCTCAAGAGCCTGATGGATCGGCGGCTGGTGACGATCAAAGGTCGAGCGGAGGAGATCGGACGGCCGATCTTGTACGGGACGACGAAGCAGTTTCTGGATCATTTCGGGATCGCGTCGCTCAAGGATCTGCCGGCGCCGGCCGAAGTTGGTGGGGGGCGGGCGAGGGACGCGTGA
- a CDS encoding NRDE family protein, translating to MSNRDERHDRADATAPRWREISEEAKVRAIWPADGEAGGTWIGATDRGLVLSLLNLNPEESVALPEAGRLLSRGRVIPTLLGRSTRLQGVSSEIERLELDRLAPFRLVGVEWSREGLVVLEAAWDRRDVAVMWFGEAPICFASSGLGDRLVTPRLGLFEEMVAGAISQGTGSTSGVLAQDAFHAHVWPDRPQISVMMNRAEARTVSVTSVEVMFAEREVGCGDAPPPLPTVKMGYRPVVSPVVGLATGAAVPGVPPAGGVGQASVR from the coding sequence GTGAGCAATCGGGACGAGCGTCATGACCGCGCGGACGCGACGGCACCGCGTTGGCGAGAGATTTCGGAAGAGGCGAAGGTTCGTGCGATCTGGCCTGCGGATGGTGAGGCCGGGGGGACGTGGATCGGGGCGACGGATCGCGGGCTGGTGCTGAGCCTCTTGAATCTGAATCCTGAGGAGTCAGTGGCGCTTCCCGAGGCGGGGCGGTTGCTCTCGCGCGGGCGTGTGATTCCGACGCTCTTGGGGCGTTCTACCAGACTTCAGGGCGTGTCGAGCGAGATCGAGCGGCTGGAGTTGGATCGGTTGGCGCCGTTTCGGCTTGTGGGTGTGGAGTGGTCGCGTGAGGGGCTGGTTGTGCTCGAGGCGGCGTGGGATCGGCGCGATGTGGCGGTGATGTGGTTTGGCGAGGCGCCGATCTGCTTTGCGAGTTCGGGGCTTGGTGACCGGCTGGTGACGCCTCGGCTTGGGTTGTTTGAGGAGATGGTTGCCGGGGCGATTTCGCAGGGGACGGGATCGACGTCGGGGGTGCTGGCGCAGGATGCGTTCCATGCGCACGTGTGGCCGGACCGGCCTCAGATCAGCGTGATGATGAACCGTGCGGAGGCTCGGACGGTTTCGGTGACGAGCGTTGAGGTGATGTTTGCCGAGCGTGAGGTTGGCTGTGGTGATGCGCCTCCCCCGCTGCCGACGGTGAAGATGGGGTATCGGCCTGTGGTTTCGCCAGTGGTTGGCTTGGCGACGGGTGCGGCGGTGCCTGGGGTTCCGCCTGCGGGCGGGGTTGGTCAGGCGTCCGTACGATAG
- a CDS encoding ABC transporter permease, which translates to MLWLRRDLTRQFAVRMFLQRYRGTALGPLWAALLPMAMIGVYTFVFSVVFKAKWTGSADEATSTFVMALFCGIITYGIFGESVVRAAGLVLENPNFVKKVIFPLEILVPASLASSMLYAVIGLVLVAVGSVVFVGKMGLMALWLPVVLVPLVFLSLGVGWFVAGLGVYVRDVSTIIVLVVQQVLFFMTPVLYRRESIPESYRWVADWNPLTPIVDSSRRVLLFNESPDWVGLGLVTVLGLVVMQLGYGWFMATKRGFADVL; encoded by the coding sequence ATGCTGTGGCTTCGGCGGGACCTGACGCGGCAGTTTGCGGTTCGGATGTTTTTGCAGCGGTATCGGGGGACGGCGCTTGGGCCTTTGTGGGCGGCGCTTCTGCCGATGGCGATGATCGGGGTGTACACGTTTGTGTTCAGCGTGGTGTTCAAGGCAAAGTGGACGGGGAGCGCGGACGAGGCGACGTCGACGTTTGTGATGGCGCTCTTCTGCGGGATCATCACGTATGGGATTTTCGGGGAGAGCGTGGTGCGTGCGGCGGGGCTGGTGCTGGAGAATCCGAACTTTGTGAAGAAGGTGATCTTCCCGTTGGAGATTCTGGTGCCGGCATCGCTGGCGTCGTCGATGCTGTACGCGGTGATTGGGTTGGTGCTGGTGGCGGTCGGGAGCGTGGTGTTTGTGGGGAAGATGGGGCTGATGGCGTTGTGGCTGCCTGTGGTGCTTGTGCCGTTGGTATTTTTGAGTCTGGGTGTGGGGTGGTTTGTGGCGGGGCTTGGGGTGTATGTGCGGGATGTTTCGACGATTATCGTGCTGGTGGTGCAGCAGGTTCTGTTTTTCATGACGCCGGTGTTGTACCGGCGGGAGTCGATTCCGGAGTCGTACCGGTGGGTTGCGGACTGGAATCCGTTGACGCCGATCGTGGATTCGTCGCGGCGGGTGCTGCTCTTCAATGAGTCGCCGGACTGGGTGGGATTGGGGCTGGTGACGGTGCTGGGTCTGGTGGTGATGCAGTTGGGGTATGGGTGGTTCATGGCGACGAAGCGGGGTTTCGCGGATGTCCTCTAG
- a CDS encoding ABC transporter ATP-binding protein, translating to MTRTSLESIARERVGVDGARVIGDIAFQDSQIRSTGEEEHGVGTHAVGEAPRESLREADAIVAVKNLGKCYEVYARPQDRLKQMVLPFGRPYYTEFWALRGVSFEVYPGDSVGILGRNGSGKSTLLQVIAGTLTPTHGEVRVRGRIAAMLELGSGFNTEFSGRENVFLLGSILGITRAEMEERFAEIAAFAEIGEFIEQPIKTYSSGMVARLAFAVAFSVEPDLMILDEILAVGDIGFQQKCLARLRQLRDRGLTTLFVSHSPDAVRSVCDKALFLDKGLARFYGAAERGTDLYLAHVREQSNRDVLADEAARKAEAGVENGLGEAVAFRKDVPGKMRYGTGHVQIERVEVLNEAGEACRAFGYGQTITVAAHLRAYVDVSHVSVSFLIRDMTGVDLMGTTTFDERLELPSMRKGEALVVRFSFENRLRAGNFGVSLALNRVTARDYADNLLFDQVDGCAAFGVIGTPERPIHYKFHQDVAISWEGPR from the coding sequence GTGACGCGAACGAGCCTTGAGTCGATCGCACGCGAGCGCGTGGGCGTGGATGGTGCGCGGGTGATTGGGGATATCGCGTTTCAGGATTCGCAGATTCGCAGCACCGGCGAAGAGGAGCATGGTGTCGGGACGCATGCGGTTGGTGAGGCGCCGCGTGAGAGTCTGCGAGAGGCTGATGCGATTGTGGCGGTGAAGAATCTTGGGAAGTGTTATGAGGTGTATGCGCGGCCACAGGATCGGCTGAAGCAGATGGTGCTGCCGTTTGGCCGGCCGTATTACACGGAGTTCTGGGCGCTGCGGGGCGTGTCGTTTGAGGTGTATCCGGGGGACTCGGTGGGGATACTGGGTCGGAACGGGAGCGGGAAGAGCACGCTGCTGCAGGTGATCGCGGGGACGTTGACGCCGACGCATGGGGAGGTGCGTGTGCGTGGGCGGATCGCGGCGATGCTGGAACTTGGGAGCGGGTTCAACACGGAGTTTTCGGGGCGGGAGAATGTGTTTTTGTTGGGGTCGATCCTGGGGATCACTCGTGCGGAGATGGAGGAGCGGTTCGCGGAGATCGCGGCGTTTGCGGAGATCGGAGAGTTCATCGAGCAGCCGATCAAGACGTATTCGAGCGGGATGGTGGCGCGGCTGGCGTTCGCGGTGGCGTTCTCGGTGGAGCCGGATCTGATGATCCTGGATGAGATTCTGGCGGTTGGGGATATTGGGTTCCAGCAGAAGTGCCTGGCGAGATTGCGGCAGTTGCGGGATCGGGGGTTGACGACGCTGTTTGTGAGCCACTCGCCGGACGCGGTGCGGAGCGTGTGCGACAAGGCGCTGTTTCTGGATAAGGGATTGGCGCGGTTCTATGGAGCGGCGGAGCGGGGGACGGATTTGTATCTGGCGCATGTGCGTGAGCAGTCGAACAGGGATGTGCTTGCGGATGAGGCGGCGCGGAAGGCCGAGGCGGGGGTTGAGAATGGGCTTGGAGAGGCCGTGGCGTTTCGGAAGGATGTGCCTGGGAAGATGCGGTATGGGACGGGGCACGTGCAGATTGAGCGGGTGGAGGTTTTGAACGAGGCGGGGGAGGCGTGCCGGGCCTTTGGGTATGGGCAGACGATCACGGTGGCGGCGCATCTACGGGCGTATGTGGATGTGTCGCATGTGTCGGTGAGTTTTCTGATCCGGGACATGACGGGTGTGGACCTGATGGGGACGACGACGTTTGATGAGCGGTTGGAGTTGCCCTCGATGCGGAAGGGTGAGGCGTTGGTGGTGCGGTTCTCGTTTGAGAATCGGCTGCGGGCGGGGAACTTTGGGGTGTCGCTCGCGCTGAATCGGGTGACGGCGCGGGACTACGCGGACAACTTGCTCTTTGATCAGGTGGACGGGTGCGCGGCGTTTGGGGTGATTGGGACGCCGGAGCGTCCGATTCACTACAAGTTCCATCAGGATGTTGCGATCTCGTGGGAGGGGCCACGATGA
- a CDS encoding methyltransferase domain-containing protein has protein sequence MSSGKRRNGVGEESGVRSTEEVRANYRYWREHGHEWAAEYDERKTYQILYHIQEWMLTEYVRRHAAGRERPLRVLEYGCGVGRHLKNLHRIEGVEVFGYDQSASMAGSIVAWGGEKFFSERVRVGSPTPELAYEDGWFDLVYTAEVLVHVSPEDVSGILRELVRVCRGHVLHLEPGPEYALEAGCHDGCWNHDLPGLYSGMGRSCETLERGYAAHTPYRVTVGEGARFTWSSQDLALWRRAERDIGAGFSAMRARVAEEQAGRARESGELRERLVGAESRVSVMEGELRGVQAALAAREMELGRMSEELATRGELLARREGELEESRRGAAANLEQFERERHELQEMLGAARRECADVLARASALEGEAGTLRRVMATQSEEHAIREAKLSADLGLAAARARQIEADRERIVARLKVHLDASSKG, from the coding sequence ATGAGTTCCGGGAAGCGGAGGAATGGTGTTGGCGAGGAGTCGGGCGTGCGCTCGACGGAGGAGGTCCGCGCGAACTATCGATATTGGCGCGAGCACGGGCACGAGTGGGCGGCGGAGTATGACGAACGGAAGACGTATCAGATTCTGTATCACATCCAGGAGTGGATGCTGACGGAGTATGTGCGACGGCACGCGGCGGGGCGGGAGAGGCCTTTGCGGGTGCTGGAGTATGGGTGTGGGGTTGGGCGGCACCTGAAGAATCTGCACCGGATCGAGGGCGTAGAGGTCTTTGGGTATGACCAGAGCGCGTCGATGGCGGGGAGCATTGTGGCGTGGGGCGGGGAGAAGTTTTTCTCGGAGCGGGTGCGAGTGGGGAGTCCGACGCCGGAGTTGGCGTATGAGGATGGGTGGTTTGATCTGGTGTACACGGCGGAGGTTTTGGTGCATGTCTCGCCGGAGGATGTTTCTGGAATATTGAGGGAGTTGGTGCGGGTGTGCCGGGGGCATGTGCTTCATTTGGAGCCTGGGCCGGAGTATGCGCTTGAGGCGGGGTGTCATGATGGGTGCTGGAATCACGATTTGCCCGGGCTGTATTCGGGGATGGGGCGATCGTGTGAGACGTTGGAGCGTGGGTATGCGGCGCATACGCCGTATCGGGTGACGGTTGGAGAGGGGGCGCGGTTCACGTGGTCGTCGCAGGATCTGGCGTTGTGGCGGCGCGCGGAGCGGGATATCGGGGCGGGATTTTCGGCGATGCGTGCGCGGGTGGCGGAGGAGCAGGCGGGGCGGGCGCGGGAGAGCGGGGAGTTGAGGGAGAGGCTGGTTGGCGCGGAGTCACGTGTGAGCGTGATGGAGGGGGAGTTGCGGGGGGTGCAGGCGGCGCTTGCGGCGCGGGAGATGGAGTTGGGGCGGATGAGTGAGGAACTGGCGACCAGGGGGGAGTTGCTGGCTCGGCGCGAGGGGGAGTTGGAGGAGTCGCGGCGCGGGGCGGCGGCGAATCTGGAGCAGTTCGAGCGGGAGCGGCACGAGTTGCAGGAGATGCTGGGGGCGGCACGGCGAGAGTGCGCGGATGTGTTGGCGCGGGCTTCGGCGCTCGAGGGGGAGGCGGGGACCCTCAGACGGGTGATGGCGACGCAGTCAGAGGAGCACGCGATCCGAGAGGCGAAGTTGTCCGCGGACCTTGGTCTGGCGGCGGCGCGGGCACGGCAGATTGAGGCGGATCGGGAGAGGATTGTGGCACGGCTGAAGGTACACTTGGACGCTTCATCGAAGGGCTGA
- a CDS encoding Ppx/GppA family phosphatase — protein MPRGVVTKVPSPTASRRSKPRPRTKSEAPPKAATKPNPKPRPNPQVAPPNRRLAVIDIGSASVRMLVVEVGETPATRPAWRALANERVMTRLATGLAGQGKLTDEAIERSAKAVASCLALARNLGVTSSRDVYAHATAAVRDAKNGAAFIDRVREVTRSWGDATTRDGVHVAIVSSREEGRLAYLAASRHVELSKGFGVVADLGGGSLEVVWSRDGIVLGNHSMPIGAVRMTEKFGGRDGPRGAATRGLEPMRRHIARALKAITVVPGDRGVVLCGCGGTFTTLASVVLGGKHKLLAPTRVTREHVADLLERVRLAWVRAGGAGGAGGNGKPMASLSAIPSLPKDRHDVILAGLVAVEALLDRTGARSVVVVPGGVREGHVVTLLESPHIANATPHDGPDPMGTVRAFARAARYEEAHSEHVTRLALSLYDSLTRRGLVPRDAHERRLLEAGSLLHDVGQFVEYRKHHKHGRDMVLYAGLEGTGGTGRSGGAEPDRERLNGRATPRSSSPSSSTTSSKFRGWTTDDVEIIALLARYHRKSGPSPSHPEFASLTKARRHLVERLVGILRVADGLDRTHRQLVERVRVVEETRRRLVLEAIPRVITRAPVPSIRVRHAPQPPRPESLLAATVTTPDIAEELDTARAKRGPLEQSLGRTVEITGG, from the coding sequence ATGCCCAGAGGCGTCGTCACGAAGGTCCCATCTCCCACGGCCTCACGCCGATCGAAGCCACGCCCCCGCACCAAATCTGAAGCACCGCCCAAGGCCGCGACAAAGCCCAATCCCAAGCCGCGTCCCAATCCTCAGGTCGCGCCCCCGAACCGTCGGCTGGCCGTCATCGACATCGGCAGCGCCAGTGTCCGCATGCTCGTCGTCGAGGTCGGCGAGACACCCGCCACCAGGCCCGCGTGGCGTGCCCTCGCCAACGAGCGGGTGATGACCCGTCTCGCCACGGGACTCGCCGGTCAGGGCAAACTCACCGACGAAGCGATCGAGCGTTCCGCAAAGGCCGTTGCCTCGTGCCTCGCCCTGGCGAGAAATCTCGGCGTGACCTCGTCGCGCGATGTCTACGCCCACGCCACCGCCGCCGTCCGCGACGCGAAGAACGGCGCGGCGTTCATCGACCGGGTGCGCGAGGTCACGCGCTCGTGGGGCGACGCCACGACGCGCGACGGAGTCCATGTCGCCATCGTCTCCTCACGCGAAGAAGGTCGCCTCGCCTACCTCGCCGCCTCGCGCCACGTCGAACTCTCCAAGGGCTTCGGCGTCGTCGCGGATCTCGGCGGCGGGAGTCTCGAGGTCGTCTGGTCCCGCGACGGCATCGTGCTGGGCAACCACTCCATGCCCATCGGCGCGGTGCGGATGACCGAGAAGTTCGGCGGGCGCGACGGGCCTCGCGGGGCGGCGACGCGCGGGCTCGAGCCCATGCGAAGGCACATCGCCCGCGCGCTCAAGGCCATCACCGTCGTCCCCGGCGATCGCGGCGTCGTCCTCTGCGGGTGCGGCGGCACGTTCACCACCCTCGCCAGCGTCGTCCTCGGTGGCAAGCACAAACTCCTCGCCCCCACGCGCGTCACGCGGGAGCACGTCGCCGACCTTCTGGAACGCGTCCGCCTCGCCTGGGTCCGGGCGGGGGGGGCGGGGGGGGCGGGGGGAAATGGCAAGCCAATGGCCTCGCTCTCGGCGATCCCCAGCCTTCCCAAGGACCGCCACGATGTCATCCTCGCCGGTCTCGTCGCCGTCGAGGCACTGTTGGATCGCACGGGGGCGCGATCGGTCGTCGTCGTCCCCGGCGGCGTACGAGAAGGCCACGTCGTCACGCTCCTGGAATCGCCGCACATCGCGAACGCGACGCCGCACGATGGACCCGATCCCATGGGCACCGTGCGTGCCTTCGCCCGTGCCGCGCGATACGAGGAGGCCCACAGCGAGCACGTCACACGGCTCGCGCTCTCGCTCTACGACTCGCTCACGCGGCGTGGCCTCGTCCCGAGAGACGCGCACGAGCGGCGACTGCTTGAGGCCGGGAGCCTCCTCCACGATGTCGGCCAGTTCGTCGAGTATCGCAAGCACCACAAGCACGGGCGCGACATGGTCCTCTACGCCGGGTTGGAGGGGACGGGCGGCACGGGGAGAAGTGGGGGCGCAGAGCCGGATCGCGAGCGATTGAACGGCCGGGCGACGCCACGTTCATCATCCCCCTCGTCATCCACCACGTCTTCCAAGTTCCGCGGCTGGACGACCGACGACGTAGAGATCATCGCCCTCCTTGCCCGCTACCACCGCAAGTCGGGTCCAAGCCCCTCGCACCCGGAGTTCGCCTCGCTCACGAAGGCCCGACGCCATCTCGTCGAGCGTCTCGTCGGCATCCTCCGCGTCGCCGACGGCCTCGACCGCACGCACCGCCAACTCGTCGAGCGCGTGCGTGTCGTCGAAGAGACCCGCCGACGCCTGGTGCTGGAGGCCATCCCCCGCGTCATCACCCGCGCGCCGGTCCCCTCGATCCGCGTCCGCCACGCGCCCCAGCCGCCGCGTCCAGAGTCGCTCCTGGCAGCAACAGTGACCACGCCCGACATCGCCGAAGAACTCGACACGGCCCGCGCCAAGCGCGGTCCGCTCGAGCAGTCCCTGGGCCGGACGGTAGAGATAACGGGGGGATAA
- a CDS encoding DUF3467 domain-containing protein, translating into MPRLTASAARPAREGCPPVQLVTRTTSGVGTPGLLLKEGPDPMAETPANESRQIQLRIDESKMNSTYANTIRTSTTNDEVVLDFGMNLPVPGADNNPVLVFAVGSRVIMNWAAAKRLAISLGQVVRQFEERNGTIELNQPGAAGKSGGDKPKLSN; encoded by the coding sequence GTGCCGCGACTAACGGCGTCGGCCGCGAGGCCCGCCCGCGAAGGCTGCCCGCCTGTCCAACTCGTCACCCGCACGACGTCCGGCGTAGGCACGCCGGGCCTCCTCCTCAAAGAAGGACCTGATCCCATGGCCGAAACCCCCGCCAACGAGTCCCGTCAGATCCAACTCCGCATCGACGAGTCCAAGATGAACTCGACGTATGCGAACACGATCCGCACCTCAACCACCAACGACGAGGTCGTCCTGGACTTCGGGATGAACCTCCCCGTCCCCGGCGCGGACAACAACCCCGTGCTGGTCTTCGCGGTCGGCAGCCGGGTCATTATGAACTGGGCTGCCGCCAAGCGCCTCGCGATCAGCCTCGGGCAGGTCGTTCGCCAGTTCGAGGAGCGCAACGGGACCATCGAACTGAACCAGCCCGGCGCGGCGGGGAAGTCCGGTGGGGACAAGCCGAAACTCTCCAACTAA